A window of the Aspergillus flavus chromosome 6, complete sequence genome harbors these coding sequences:
- a CDS encoding kinase-like domain-containing protein, translating into MECPFVQHTQFILQNIRSLATEARYSEIWGTDLNGGEPRVVEAIIQMTLDWRRRCDPRARIDKAKLILPELGLFYITKSRGSYVLWSTIDEMILKGFSPLHEDLSTSAGISKLRVAILELLATLVLSQPMDIDRKTNQAVSCIVEFRLQQKPGGGKGYTSFRGKVQEAYLAILDAPEYLLRGTILLQKPEDLAVHLGPDIPPKYGGNGRSLSELNFIEPLQLDVEGQGNRQDEPEGESKGDSSTEEKKNHQQCTTSPEEPELCLIYSEDIGPPTIILDPEDLKDAEDLLPDKMGACLAWADTDMLVKFSHGVRLAEVGALHLASKRTTIAAPKLLSAYILDGTRYIIMSYEYGTPFEQYWDNASETEHQRILAQLTDYVQQMRAIEGNFIGGLDYSPCRDGVFEGGYGGHTKYSYGPYESESFNEGMVQALRDRLPAKLLESENDPQSNFWASEYILQQIVRGSKGHKIVFTHSDLHEGNMPVRSDSTVVLLDWGLSGVWPEYWESYRAIFNPPWRTSWDRMVERFIPPYYPYYVEYDVMKKMFGTIWY; encoded by the exons ATGGAATGTCCATTTGTGCAACACACACAATTTATATTGCAAAACATACGATCTCTCGCCACGGAGGCACGCTATAGTGAGATATGGGGCACTGACCTAAATGGTGGCGAACCAAGAGTCGTAGAGGCTATTATACAAATG ACACTAGATTGGCGGCGCAGATGCGATCCACGGGCACGTATAGACAAGGCTAAATTGATTTTACCCGAGCTAGGCCTGttctatattactaaaagtCGTGGAAGCTATGTTCTGTGGTCCACCATCGATGAGATGATCTTGAAGGGATTCTCGCCGTTGCACGAAGACCTTTCAACATCTGCCGGAATTAGCAAGTTGAGAGTCGCCATACTGGAACTTCTCGCCACTTTAGTCCTGTCCCAGCCAATGGACATTGACCGGAAGACCAATCAAGCAGTCAGTTGTATCGTCGAATTCCGGCTGCAGCAGAAACCAGGAGGAGGTAAAGGATATACGTCGTTTCGAGGGAAGGTCCAGGAGGCG TACCTCGCTATCTTGGATGCCCCCGAATACCTTCTACGGGGTACCATTCTTTTGCAAAAGCCGGAGGACCTAGCCGTTCACCTTGGCCCGGATATTCCACCGAAATACGGAGGAAATGGCAGGTCCCTATCCGAATTGAATTTTATTGAGCCACTTCAGCTTGACGTCGAAGGCCAGGGGAACAGACAGGATGAGCCAGAaggagaaagcaaaggcGATTCTTCAacggaagaaaaaaagaatca TCAACAATGCACAACATCTCCCGAAGAACCTGAACTGTGTCTCATTTACTCGGAGGATATCGGTCCGCCTACGATTATCTTGGATCCAGAAGATCTGAAGGATGCCGAGGACCTCCTACCGGACAAAATGGGCGCTTGCCTCGCCTGGGCCGACACTGACATGCTTGTGAAGTTCAGTCATGGGGTTCGTTTGGCCGAGGTTGGGGCGCTTCATTTAGCATCCAAACGTACCACCATCGCGGCACCCAAGCTGCTGAGTGCATACATTCTTGACGGGACTAGATACATCATCATGTCGTATGAATATGGAACACCTTTTGAACAGTACTGGGACAATGCTTCTGAGACAGAACACCAAAGAATCCTCGCCCAATTAACGGACTACGTCCAGCAAATGCGAGCGATTGAAGGCAACTTCATTGGTGGGCTAGATTACTCACCTTGCCGAGATGGAGTTTTCGAAGGAGGCTATGGTGGTCATACAAAGTATAGCTACGGGCCCTACGAATCAGAGAGCTTCAACGAAGGCATGGTCCAAGCTTTGCGAGACCGGCTTCCAGCAAAGCTACTTGAAAGCGAAAACGACCCGCAGTCCAATTTTTGGGCCAGTGAGTATATCTTACAGCAGATCGTACGAGGGTCGAAAGGACACAAAATAGTGTTCACACACAGTGACCTTCATGAGGGTAACATGCCGGTCCGATCTGATAGTACTGTCGTGCTATTGGACTGGGGACTATCTGGGGTTTGGCCTGAATATTGGGAGTCTTATCGTGCCATATTTAATCCGCCATGGAGGACATCGTGGGATCGTATGGTTGAAAGATTTATTCCCCCATACTATCCATACTATGTGGAATACGAcgtgatgaagaagatgttcGGAACTATTTGGTATTGA
- a CDS encoding Isochorismatase-like protein has translation MQLSKIFQTIALLGASVPALAWNRIDKDNAALLVIDHQVGLAQLVRDYSTNDFRNNMLAHAAIGNVFDLPTVLTTSSDTGPNGLLLKEIRDMHPNATLVQRQGEVNAWDNEEFRAAVRATGKKQLIIGGIVTEVCTAFLALSLVDEGYEVFANTEASGTFDARLAEDANRRMEKAGVTLMGIFGIVTDLMRDWRNTPGLTEVLPMLDKYQFAYGLVARHHAGAIENGTLATVESTLI, from the exons ATGCAGCTCAGCAAGATCTTCCAGACCATCGCGCTCCTTGGAGCCTCTGTCCCCGCTCTGGCGTGGAACAGAATTGACAAGGACAACGCT GCCCTGCTCGTCATCGATCACCAGGTCGGTCTCGCCCAGTTGGTGCGTGACTATAGTACCAATGACTTCCGCAACAACATGCTGGCCCACGCCGCCATCGGAAACGTCTTTGACCTCCCCACTGTCTTGACCACCTCCTCTGACACCGGCCCCAACGGTCTCCTGCTCAAGGAAATCCGGGATATGCACCCCAACGCCACCCTTGTCCAGCGCCAGGGTGAGGTCAACGCCTGGGACAACGAGGAGTTCCGTGCTGCCGTCCGCGCCACTGGCAAGAAACAGCTGATCATTGGTGGTATCGTGACTGAAGTTT GCACTGCATTCCTTGCCCTTTCTCTCGTCGATGAAGGATACGAGGTCTTCGCCAACACCGAGGCCAGCGGTACTTTCGATGCCCGTCTCGCTGAGGATGCCAACCGTCGTATGGAGAAGGCCGGCGTTACTCTGATGGGCATCTTCGGTATCGTTACCGATCTCATGAGGGACTGGAGAAACACCCCTGGCTTGACCGAGGTGCTTCCTATGCTTGACAA GTACCAATTCGCTTACGGACTGGTTGCCCGCCACCATGCTGGTGCTATTGAGAATGGCACTCTGGCTACCGTCGAGTCTACCTTGATCTAA
- a CDS encoding cellulose-binding protein: MVASLLRLTVLGTLAVQAACKTVNTSSLLSYQDKPRVFILSDISNEPDDQESLTRYLLYSNQFKTEGLVASTSTWLRDAVHPEDMLQVINAYGNVTNNLNKHAPPNAQYASGDYFRSILRSGAATYGMKAVGGNVTLSDGGKLLLERLQSQSETPLWVLAWGGTNVLAQVLYKIHQNYSSEDAAAMRSKLRVYAISDQDDTGPWIRRNYPDIFYISSTHGWNQYGMATWIAISGETYYNKDEGGPNSTTVTHEWLRDNIQIGPYGSVAYPDFKFIMEGDTPTFLYLIQNGLGDSENPGYGSWGGRYTKVDPSTAVDYNHYSDAADRVVGCNNKTFSSNYATIWRWRDAYQNDFAARMQWTLPANSSMANHHPVVSVNGSKELAAFKLTAAAGSTINLDTAGTYDPDGDKLSYNWFQYEEPGSDDWNVAGQVPALNLTTVQNGQQVQVKIPASEDSCNGKGDNPSGCWLLHLVLEVKDNGIHPLTTYRRVLIQTTNQTIST, from the exons ATGGTGGCATCCTTATTGAGACTTACGGTCCTAGGGACTCTGGCAGTCCAGGCCGCCTGCAAGACTGTCAATACATCGTCCCTCTTGAGCTACCAAGACAAACCGCGGGTGTTCATCCTATCGGATATCTCGAATGAACCAGATGACCAAGAGTCTTTGACACGGTACCTCCTTTACTCTAACCAATTCAAGACCGAGGGTCTTGTCGCATCGACATCCACTTGGCTCCGAGATGCAGTGCACCCAGAAGACATGCTGCAAGTGATCAACGCCTATGGAAACGTCACCAATAACCTCAACAAGCATGCTCCTCCCAACGCCCAGTATGCCTCTGGAGATTACTTCCGGAGTATCCTGCGCAGTGGCGCAGCG ACCTACGGCATGAAAGCAGTGGGAGGCAACGTGACACTCAGCGACGGTGGAAAGCTCCTTCTAGAACGTCTTCAGTCCCAATCCGAGACGCCCCTCTGGGTCCTCGCCTGGGGTGGTACGAACGTTCTGGCCCAGGTGTTGTACAAGATCCACCAGAACTACTCGTCCGAAGACGCGGCTGCCATGCGTTCCAAGCTGCGTGTGTATGCCATCTCCGACCAAGACGACACAGGTCCCTGGATCCGTCGCAACTACCCAGACATCTTCTACATTTCGTCTACGCATGGATGGAATCAATATGGTATGGCCACCTGGATCGCCATCTCCGGCGAGACGTACTACAATAAGGACGAGGGTGGTCCAAATTCAACCACCGTGACCCATGAGTGGCTCCGCGACAACATCCAGATTGGACCCTACGGGAGTGTGGCTTATCCCGATTTCAAGTTTATCATGGAAGGCGATACCCCAACTTTCCTGTACCTGATCCAGAATGGTCTGGGTGACTCCGAGAACCCCGGATATGGATCTTGGGGTGGAAGATATACCAAGGTAGATCCATCCACGGCCGTCGACTATAACCACTACAGCGATGCAGCAGATCGCGTGGTCGGTTGCAACAACAAGACCTTCAGCTCCAACTATGCTACTATTTGGAGATGGCGTGACGCTTACCAGAACGATTTCGCCGCTCGCATGCAATGGACTCTCCCGGCGAACAGTAGCATGGCGAACCATCACCCCGTTGTCTCTGTTAATGGAAGCAAGGAATTGGCTGCCTTCAAGCTGACGGCTGCAGCAGGCTCGACGATTAACCTCGATACCGCTGGGACTTATGATCCCGATGGCGATAAGTTGTCGTACAACTGGTTCCAGTACGAAGAACCGGGGTCCGATGATTGGAACGTGGCAGGACAGGTCCCTGCACTGAACTTGACTACAGTACAAAATGGCCAACAAGTACAGGTCAAGATTCCCGCTTCCGAGGACAGCTGCAATGGAAAGGGAGATAACCCGTCTGGTTGTTGGTTGCTGCATTTGGTTCTGGAGGTCAAGGATAATGGCATTCATCCCTTGACAACTTACCGTCGGGTGCTGATCCAGACTACTAACCAGACGATTTCTACTTGA
- a CDS encoding putative phenylacrylic acid decarboxylase: MLSSFLPSGTNTSNSGHHSPDNASETQSTTQSAPLEHTSTAMPPVPTKGRRKRIVVAMTGATGSILGIKVLIALRRLNIETHLVISKWAEATIKYETDYHPRNVRALADYVHNINDMAAPISSGSFKTDGMIVVPCSMKTLAAINSGFCEDLISRTADVMLKERRKLVLVARETPLSDIHLRNMLSVSQAGAIIFPPVPAYYIKAASVDELVDQSVGRMLDLFDLDTADFARWEGWKKDN, from the coding sequence ATgctctcctccttccttccttccgGCACCAACACATCAAACTCCGGTCATCACAGCCCCGACAATGCATCCGAAACACAATCAACCACACAGTCCGCACCACTCGAGCACACATCCACCGCAATGCCACCAGTCCCAACCAAAGGTCGACGCAAACGAATCGTCGTAGCCATGACCGGAGCCACCGGCTCAATCCTGGGAATCAAAGTCCTCATCGCCCTGCGCCGCCTCAACATCGAAACCCACCTCGTAATCAGCAAATGGGCCGAAGCAACCATAAAATACGAAACAGACTATCACCCGCGGAATGTTCGTGCCCTAGCCGACTACGTCCACAACATAAACGACATGGCGGCACCCATATCCAGCGGGTCCTTCAAGACCGACGGCATGATCGTCGTCCCATGTTCCATGAAAACCCTCGCCGCTATCAACTCCGGGTTCTGTGAAGATCTCATCTCCCGGACTGCAGACGTCATGCTCAAGGAGCGCAGGAAGCTGGTTCTTGTTGCTAGGGAAACGCCTCTTAGTGATATTCATCTTCGCAATATGCTTTCTGTGTCTCAGGCTGGGGCTATTATCTTCCCGCCTGTGCCGGCGTACTATATCAAGGCGGCGTCTGTGGATGAACTTGTGGATCAGAGTGTTGGGCGCATGTTGGATCTGTTTGATCTGGATACGGCTGATTTTGCTAGATGGGAGGGTTGGAAGAAGGATAACTGA
- a CDS encoding amino acid transporter → MPRVTSSSQIVDISPSGSIVSELEEQRNEMSDAIHADEKKIEPTPTRQDAFGDETHAEVKYKVLKWWQCGLLMVAETISLGILSLPAAIANLGFVPAIIILISLGLIASYTGYVIGQFKWRYPHISSMADAGEMLMGPLGRELLFVGQMLFLVFLMASHILTFTVAMNTLTNHGTCSIVFGIVGLIVSLLMSLPRTLAKMSWLSLASFISIFSAVMIAMIAIGIQKPGAVTTAVNHPSLVIGVTSALNIALSYASHNAFFNIIAELKDPKDFPKALSLLQCIDISLYLVCGVVIYRYAGEGVESPALGSAGPMVGKIAYGIALPTILIAGVINGHIACKSIYTRVFAGTDRMHKRDFVAVGSWIGIAVALWVVAWVIASAIPVFSDLLSLMTALFASWFSFGLPGAFWLYMNKNLWFSSPKKILLTLFNTLCICIGIVMCGLGLYSSGKAIHDNPSSQSFSCANTA, encoded by the exons ATGCCTCGAGTAACGTCAAGCTCTCAAATTGTGGACATTTCCCCGTCAGGTAGTATCGTATCAGAATTGGAGGAGCAACGGAATGAAATGTCAGATGCAATTCACGCCGACGAAAAAAAGATAGAGCCTACACCAACCCGCCAGGATGCCTTTGGTGACGAGACGCATGCGGAGGTGAAGTATAAGGTCTTGAAATGGTG GCAATGTGGCCTGTTGATGGTTGCAGAGACTATATCCTTGGGCATCCTATCATTACCAGCGGCTATTGCGAACCTTGGCTTCGTCCCCGCAATAATTATCCTCATCTCATTAGGTCTCATAGCATCTTATACAGGCTACGTGATCGGGCAGTTTAAATGGAGATATCCTCATATCTCTAGCATGGCCGATGCCGGCGAAATGCTTATGGGTCCACTCGGCCGGGAACTGCTGTTTGTCGGCCAGATGCTCTTTCTGGTTTTCCTCATGGCAAGCCATATCCTGACTTTTACGGTCGCCATGAACACCCTTACCAACCACGGCACCTGCTCTATTGTCTTTGGTATAGTTGGGCTTATTGTTTCGCTCTTGATGTCGCTGCCGCGGACGTTGGCAAAGATGTCCTGGCTCTCATTGGCCT CGTTTATAAGTATCTTCAGCGCGGTTATGATCGCTATGATCGCGATCGGCATTCAGAAACCAGGAGCTGTTACTACTGCTGTCAATCACCCGAGCCTGGTAATCGGAGTGACTTCGGCCTTGAATATCGCCCTATCCTATG CGAGCCATAACGCATTCTTTAACATTATTGCCGAATTGAAAGACCCCAAAGACTTTCCAAAGGCGCTGTCACTCTTACAATGTATCGACATTTCCCTCTATCTCGTTTGTGGTGTTGTGATTTACCGATATGCTGGCGAAGGGGTTGAATCTCCAGCACTTGGTTCAGCTGGCCCAATGGTTGGAAAGATTGCTTACGGCATTGCTTTGCCTACG ATCCTGATTGCTGGTGTCATTAACGGCCATATCGCCTGcaaatctatatatacccGCGTATTCGCCGGAACCGATCGCATGCATAAGCGTGATTTCGTTGCTGTGGGCTCCTGGATTGGAATCGCTGTAGCACTATGGGTTGTTGCCTGGGTTATTGCTTCGGCCATTCCAGTCTTCAGTGACCTGCTCAGCTTGATG ACTGCCTTATTCGCTAGTTGGTTCAGTTTCGGTCTTCCGGGTGCCTTTTGGTTGTATATGAACAAGAACCTCTGGTTTTCGTCACCTAAGAAGATCCTCTTGACGCTATTTAATACCTTGTGTATCTGCATCGGGATTGTAATG TGTGGACTTGGTCTGTACAGCTCTGGCAAGGCTATTCATGACAATCCCAGTAGCCAAAGCTTTTCATGTGCGAACACTGCCTAG
- a CDS encoding defensin domain protein, which translates to MRFFGGVIATFVVCSSLADAFCHDSISCMVGGDNVCNNVCVRQGNPNGGRCLPRDGCPGNDICACYPQSKRSDEVIDGDASIREVLKDFGIDGGAEKELNAREKRSISCNFPDPFGGLICENHCAYIGKPGGQCSDQKVCTCN; encoded by the coding sequence ATGCGTTTCTTCGGCGGTGTTATCGCGACCTTCGTCGTCTGCTCCTCTTTGGCCGATGCCTTCTGCCACGACTCGATCTCTTGCATGGTGGGAGGTGACAATGTTTGCAACAACGTCTGTGTGAGACAGGGCAACCCTAATGGTGGTCGCTGTCTCCCCCGTGATGGCTGTCCTGGCAATGACATCTGTGCTTGTTACCCGCAGAGCAAGCGCAGCGACGAGGTGATCGATGGCGATGCCTCTATCCGTGAGGTCCTGAAGGACTTTGGAATAGATGGAGGGGCTGAGAAAGAGCTGAATGCAAGGGAGAAGCGCAGCATTTCCTGCAACTTCCCCGATCCTTTTGGTGGACTTATCTGCGAAAACCACTGCGCCTACATTGGAAAGCCCGGTGGCCAGTGCTCTGACCAGAAGGTTTGCACGTGCAACTGA
- a CDS encoding nucleoside phosphorylase domain-containing protein, with the protein MGESTPPSDSEFTICWVCTLLKEYIASRQVLDDIYDETTPASKGICNYYTLGRIGGHKVVICCCLPADQSAMVSVPRVMEYMQKRFTSMRFVFNVGIAGGAPSSKYDVRLGDVIIGTRVVQHRFRKGTSDGYIFAGHSLSPPRALLHAVTALKTRLFYGLDLSESFENAYTRSPTIEATFRRPEARTDRLYKSQFVHTNGCDCLKECPRQSSEIIERQARQDHRIEVHDGVIALVEKDIKDAVARDQLTSELDALCFDRETSELCDSVSCIPIRGICSYSDSHGNEQWNGYAAAAAAVCARELLLTIPPVQLTSMESVNEPEQWAFNFPDFTQLLEKVPSRIATTMHSALIGICVLLAIFGQLIWSFYVWMLSVAADIRSPAFNPPVKAAQLVEGHTQKLEGAPIHINIYVDQQAVSHARRQSEANWIDSPHQCPTEFSKVQWNGAGRDKVSGSTAELLQGVRALIGKEISRNISISIPHDIGDPLSPIDSSCDPLERVPIERTESVSSASKPPVPPRSKKPRGYISRRNTQIPVPNSMAKRNKLSAENENHKLPESGEEVPEIVALINEFRGRASMSAQGSFQGAGQAFQGFFIAEDRQILASGSFNPPLVQYGAPNLTLAYGNLAELSGNYQVDPGPSYVGPTDVNITAEDDNGNTVSLHGVLVPPAPSREQVSGFIRFSLDQ; encoded by the exons ATGGGTGAATCTACACCACCCAGTGACAGCGAGTTTACGATCTGCTGGGTCTGTACGCTTTTGAAAGAATACATTGCTTCGCGCCAAGTTCTGGACGACATCTACGATGAAACCACTCCCGCGTCCAAGGGAATTTGTAACTACTACACACTAGGACGTATCGGAGGCCACAAAGTCGtgatctgctgctgcttgcCTGCCGATCAGTCCGCAATGGTATCTGTTCCCAGAGTGATGGAATACATGCAGAAAAGATTTACCTCCATGCGTTTCGTTTTCAATGTCGGTATTGCCGGTGGCGCACCAAGTTCAAAGTATGATGTGCGCCTCGGAGATGTGATCATTGGAACTCGGGTAGTTCAGCATCGCTTCAGAAAGGGAACATCTGATGGATACATATTTGCTGGACATTCGCTGTCCCCTCCGCGTGCTCTTCTTCATGCAGTAACTGCGCTGAAGACGCGTCTTTTCTATGGGCTTGACCTTAGTGAAAGCTTTGAGAATGCCTATACTAGGTCCCCGACCATCGAAGCGACATTCAGGCGTCCCGAAGCACGAACGGACCGTCTCTACAAATCTCAGTTTGTCCACACTAATGGATGCGATTGCCTCAAGGAGTGCCCTCGGCAGTCATCTGAGATAATAGAACGACAAGCCCGGCAAGACCATCGAATCGAGGTTCACGATGGAGTGATCGCATTGGTAGAAAAGGACATCAAAGATGCTGTTGCAAGGGATCAACTCACGAGCGAGCTAGATGCACTGTGCTTCGATAGGGAAACATCAGAACTATGTGATTCTGTCAGTTGTATTCCTATTCGCGGTATCTGTAGTTATTCCGATTCGCACGGTAACGAACAGTGGAATGGCTAcgccgccgccgctgccgccgttTGCGCCAGGGAATTACTCCTGACCATCCCCCCGGTTCAGTTGACGAGCATGGAGTCAGTGAATGAACCAGAGCAATGGGCATTTAACTTCCCTGATTTCACACAGTTGCTTGAAAAGGTTCCCTCTAGAATAGCGACGACCATGCACAGTGCCCTTATCGGTATCTGCGTCTTACTGGCAATCTTTGGGCAATTGATCTGGTCCTTCTATGTCTGGATGTTATCAGTGGCAGCGGACATTCGTTCGCCCGCCTTTAACCCTCCAGTGAAAGCAGCTCAGCTCGTGGAGGGTCATACGCAAAAGCTCGAGGGCGCACCCATACATATCAACATCTATGTCGACCAGCAAGCCGTGTCTCACGCACGAAGGCAAAGCGAAGCGAACTGGATAGATTCTCCACATCAGTGTCCAACGGAGTTTTCTAAGGTCCAGTGGAACGGCGCTGGGAGAGACAAGGTGTCTGGCAGTACCGCAGAACTTCTACAAGGGGTCCGAGCCCTGATCGGCAAAGAGATCAGCAGAAACATCTCGATCAGTATCCCACACGATATTGGCGATCCACTTTCGCCTATCGACTCAAGCTGCGACCCACTTGAGAGGGTACCGATTGAGAGGACGGAGTCTGTATCGAGTGCATCCAAGCCTCCGGTACCCCCACGTTCCAAGAAACCACGCGGCTACATCTCGAGACGTAACACACAGATTCCAGTTCCCAATTCCATGGCAAAGAGGAACAAACTTTCTGCGGAAAATGAAAACCATAAATTGCCCGAGTCTGGTGAGGAAGTTCCAGAAATTGTGGCTCTAATCAATGAATTCCGAGGACGGGCGTCC ATGTCTGCACAAGGCAGCTTCCAAGGTGCCGGCCAAGCCTTTCAGGGCTTTTTCATTGCCGAAGACCGTCAAATTCTGGCTTCTGGTTCATTCAACCCACCTCTTGTGCAGTATGGGGCACCAAATTTGACCCTCGCATACGGCAACTTGGCAGAATTATCTGGCAATTACCAAGTTGATCCCGGGCCCTCATATGTTGGCCCCACCGATGTGAACATCACGGCTGAGGATGACAATGGAAACACCGTTTCGCTCCATGGTGTTCTCGTTCCGCCAGCTCCTTCAAGGGAGCAAGTTAGTGGTTTTATCCGCTTCAGTCTTGATCAGTAA
- a CDS encoding 3-polyprenyl-4-hydroxybenzoate decarboxylase (conserved hypothetical protein) gives MAAINEVDHSFRAFVEALKADDDLVEINTEIDSNLEAAAITRLVCETDDKAPLFNNLKGMGKNGLFRILGAPGSLRKSKRDRYGRLARHLALPPTASMKEILDKMLSASQLPPIDPKIVETGPVKDNSLEGDEIDLTALPVPMVHKSDGGKYLQTYGMHVVQSPDGKWTNWSIARAMVKDKNHLTGLVIEPQHIWQIHQMWKKEGKDVPWALCFGVPPAAIMASSMPIPDGVTEAGYVGAMTGRALELVKCDTNHLYVPANAEIVLEGTLSITETADEGPFGEMHGYVFPGDSHKCPVYKVNKITYRTDAILPMSACGRLTDETHTMIGSLAAAEIRKICQLAGLPITDTFSPFEAQVTWVALKVDTAKLRQMKLAPKELQKWVGDVVFNHKAGYTIHRLVLVGDDIDPYEWKDVMWAFATRCRPNADEMFFEDVRGFPLIPYMGHGTGSPTKGGKVVSDALMPTEYTTGADWEAADFEHSYPEEIKAKVRANWEALGFRKQD, from the coding sequence ATGGCCGCGATTAACGAAGTCGATCATTCCTTCCGCGCCTTTGTCGAAGCCCTCAAGGCCGACGATGACTTGGTCGAGATCAACACCGAGATCGACTCTAACCTGGAAGCCGCCGCGATCACTCGTCTTGTCTGCGAGACCGATGACAAAGCCCCCCTCTTCAATAACCTCAAAGGCATGGGAAAGAATGGCCTCTTCCGTATCCTGGGCGCTCCGGGCTCTCTCAGAAAGTCCAAACGTGACCGCTACGGCCGGCTCGCCCGCCACCTGGCGCTGCCTCCTACTGCCAGCATGAAGGAAATCCTTGACAAGATGCTCTCCGCCTCTCAGCTACCTCCCATTGACCCTAAGATTGTAGAGACTGGTCCTGTGAAGGACAATTCCCTTGAAGGCGACGAAATCGACCTCACTGCGCTCCCAGTGCCCATGGTGCACAAGTCTGACGGCGGCAAATATCTACAAACATACGGAATGCATGTCGTGCAGTCTCCTGATGGAAAGTGGACGAACTGGTCTATCGCCCGTGCGATGGTCAAGGACAAGAACCATTTGACAGGCCTGGTTATTGAGCCCCAGCATATTTGGCAAATCCACCAGATGTggaaaaaggagggaaaggatgTCCCGTGGGCTCTATGCTTCGGAGTTCCTCCTGCCGCTATCATGGCATCATCGATGCCCATCCCGGATGGTGTAACTGAGGCTGGCTACGTTGGTGCCATGACTGGTCGCGCCTTGGAGCTCGTCAAGTGCGACACCAACCATCTCTACGTCCCTGCCAATGCGGAGATTGTCCTCGAGGGTACCCTCTCCATCACTGAAACCGCCGATGAAGGCCCCTTCGGTGAGATGCACGGCTACGTCTTCCCCGGCGATAGCCACAAGTGTCCCGTTTACAAAGTTAACAAGATCACCTACCGCACCGATGCTATCCTGCCCATGTCCGCCTGCGGTCGTCTTACCGACGAGACCCATACTATGATTGGCTCGTTGGCTGCCGCTGAGATTCGTAAAATTTGCCAACTGGCCGGCCTCCCCATCACCGAcaccttttctcccttcgaGGCACAGGTTACCTGGGTGGCTCTCAAAGTTGACACCGCAAAGCTTCGTCAAATGAAGCTAGCCCCTAAAGAGCTTCAGAAATGGGTCGGAGACGTGGTCTTTAACCACAAGGCTGGGTACACTATCCACCGCCTGGTCCTGGTTGGCGATGATATTGACCCGTATGAGTGGAAGGATGTCATGTGGGCTTTCGCAACACGGTGTCGACCCAATGCTGATGAAATGTTCTTTGAAGACGTCCGTGGTTTCCCCCTTATCCCGTATATGGGTCACGGCACGGGGTCGCCCACCAAGGGTGGT